The Erwinia billingiae Eb661 nucleotide sequence CCATTCGATATAATCCATATCACGGGTAATGGATGGGTAACGGAAATCGAGATTCAATACGTTGGCGACTTCATCGAAATAGCGCTTATCGATGCCGCCAGTGCGCAGCGTATTCAGATAGCTGAACACCGCCGCAACCACCCGATCGCGGTCAGCCTGGCCCTTATCGGTCAGCGAAACGGAAATAGAGAACACGCCGCCGTTGCGGTCAACCACCGGGTCGGCGCCGGCATCAATGGAATCCGCCAGCCCCTGATTTTGCAGCCAGTCAGAAAGGGTGTTCTTACTGCGGTTGCCAATCAGATAGGCAATCAGCGTGTCGGTCTTACTGCGGAATTTGTCGCTGTTATTTTCAATACGGAATTCAATTTTCAGCTGCTTGCGCGGTTGAGCAGGAACGTAATGAATGATGATGCCTTTCTGCTTGTCGGTGACCACCGGCACGGTGATAGCCGGCACCGTCGCATTACGGTTTGCCACCCGGCCAAAGGTTTTGGCCGCAATGGTCTGCAGCTCATCCATCGGCTTATTACTGTAAATCACCGCCTTCATCAAATTGGCAGAGTAATAACGCTGATAGAAGGCGGTTAACGCATCGTGCAATTTGCTGTCCGGCTTGTCCTTCAACGTGTCCAGATTTCCGCCGGAGAACAGCGAGCTTGGGTGATCGGGATTCAGCGTTTCGGCACCCACTTGCGCCATACGCAGGCCGTCGCGTGAGCGAGCCATGGTCAGTTCCGCATTGACCGCATGACGCTCACGATCGGCATTGACCGGATCCAACAGCGGTTCGGCAATGGCATCCGCCAGGCGATCGACCGCCGGTTCCAGCGCGTCGTTTTCCACTTCAAGATAGAACGCGGTGCGATAAGACGCGGTGCTGGCATTGTGGCTGCCGCCATGCTTTTTAAGGAATTCGGCCAGGTTGTCAGGTTGAGGATAGCGTTTTGAGCCCATCAACAGCATATGCTCAAGGTAATGAGCCAGCCCTTGTTGATTGCGCGGGTTTTCTAAGGAGCCTACGGGGATGGTCAGCGCGGAAAGCGATTTTGTCGCCTGCGGGTCGGAAACCAGCAGCACCGTCATGCCATTATCCAGCTTGATGGCCTGATACTGACGAGGGTCTTTTTCACTCTTGCGGATCGTTTCAGGGATCGGCTGCCAACCAGGTTGTGCCTGTACCAAAGGGCTCAACGTAAACAGCAGGAAAAGCGTGGAAAACCAGACTGCATAACGACGCATTCAAACTCCTCGACGATCTAATCTTCTGGCTTACCGCTCCGGTGCGGGCAGAGCGGTAGCAGACATTTAACCTGGATATTTTCTTTGACGGCTGTGGACGAAAAAGAAACAAGAAAGTAAAAAACGACAAATGGTTATAAAGTAACACTACAGGATGTCTTACTGCATGTCATTCATCTGCAGCAGCGGCAGCAGCCAAATTTCCGCGTTGTGCGAGATCTGCTGCACTATTTCATCATCCAGCGTACGGAACAGACGGGCCAGATAGCGATCGCTGCCCTCACCTTCAATCTGCATATTCCCCTGCCAGGCCTGCAACAGCTTGATACGGGCTTTGGCCTGCGTGCCATCATCCGTCAGCAGCTGTCCGGCCTTTTCGTCATAACAGGCTTCCAGCCAGGCACCGCCGGTTCGCGGTAATAACAGTAGCGGTGAGCACATCCCCTGCTGGTAGCCTTCGACATAACGACCCAGCCATTCTCTGGCCTGTTCAGCAGGCAGTGCGGGAAAGCGCCACTGACTCTCTTTACGGCCAACCATCCGGCTTTCGCCCTGGCCGCCAAGCGTGCAGTAAACCAGGTGTTCCAGCCACAGCGATAGCCCGTCGGTAAAGTTAAGGTGGCCCGGCCGCCAGCGCAGTAAGCCATCATCCTGAACCTGAGGCAGCCAGCCGTTCAGCTGTATCCCGCCGATCGGCAAGGCTATTTCCCAACTGACCGCCCCGGCGCGCTGTTCGCGCACGCGATTTGCCAGCTCGGCCATCTCTTCCTGTTGCTCCAGCCAGAACAGCTCACCATAGGCGCCGTAAGGGAGATTCCCTGAGGCACGCTGCCGGGCGTAAAGCGGCTCGCTCGGCTGTTCATCAATCAGGGTATTAAGCAGTTGGGTGTTAACCTGATAACGACTGAGATTATCGAGGGTGAACGGCTCCGCATCGGGTAAACCGGCCTCTTCGGCGATAAAACTTACCCCCAGCCGCTGGCTGAAAAAGGCCCGCACCGGATGCCGCCAGAAACGCACCAGCTGCTCGAAATTAAGTTCCGCGATCTCCAGCACTGGCAGCGGCTGCATAAAGGCGGGATGCGGCACGCCGCTGGCATTGGCGGCAGGCAACCATTCGGCGGCAAAGCTTTTGAATTCGGCCTGCGGCGAGAAATTTTCCGCGGCAAAAGGCATCCGGCTGTGCAGATGGTGCAGATGTCGTATCACCGCCTCGGCGCTTTTGTCGACGTCGAGCGACTGGTCCTCCGGCAGGCAGAAGCTCTGGCTGATGTACTCGACCAGTTCGCTAACCAACACCGACGGGAAGCGCTCTGAGTTGTCCTGAATGGTGCGCCCGATATAGCTGATATACAGCTGCTGCTGCGCCGAGTTAATCGCTTCCAGGAACAGATAACGGTCGTCATCGCGACGGCTACGGTCGCCCTTTTTCGGCTGCTGGCTCATCAGGTCAAAGCCCAATGGCGGCAGCGTGCGCGGATAAACCCCGTCGTTCATTCCCAGCAGGCAAACCACCTTAAACGGGATGGAGCGCATTGGCATCAGCGTACAGAAGTTGATGGGACCGGCGAGGAAGCGCTGGCTGATCCTTTCCTGATCGAGGCGGGAAGCCAGTTCATCCCGCAGCAGGGAGAGCGGAACAGCCTGTTGATACTGTGCCTGGATGCCGTAATTAATCGCCTGCTGCCACTGCTCTTCAATCAGCGCCAGCGCCGCTTCGGTATCGGCATCGCCGGCAAAGAAATCCTGCAGCAGCGTCCGGCACAGCGGCAGCCACTCTTCCAGTGGTTGCGTGGTATTCAGCAGGGTTCGCCAGTGGCGCAAACGCGTTAGCAGCTCGGCCAGGTTGCCGGCCAGTTCTGCAATCAAGCCGCTGGACTCATCATAAGGCAGCACGC carries:
- the recC gene encoding exodeoxyribonuclease V subunit gamma; the protein is MFTVYHSNQLDLLKSLAAFQIENQPLRDPFQSEVVLVQSPGMAQWLQMSLAEQFGIAANIAFPLPATFIWDMFVRVLPGIPKESAFNKASMSWKLMAILPAMLTRPEFTLLEHYLTEDQDKRKLFQLASRVADLFDQYLVYRPEWLNSWEKGQIIDGLGEAQQWQAPLWAALVEYTAELGQPEWHRANLYARFIRKLESSNERPPNLPDRVFICGISALPPVYLQALQALGRHIDIHLLFTNPCRHYWGDIQDYAFLAKLQSRHRQHFQRQSESPLFRQADASALFNDAGEQQLSNPLLASWGKLGRDNLFLLAQMECQEIDAFVDIEPTTLLQTVQRDLLELEDNAVIGLQQNEWETSTAKRRLDPADRSISLHLCHSPQREVEVLQDRLLQMMADDPSLSPREVIVMVADIDAYTPFIQAVFGNAPAGRYLPFAISDRRASQAHPALQAFISLLSLPDSRFTSEEVLALLDVPALANRFAIDEEGLKRLRRWVEESGIRWGLDDDTVRDLELPPTGQHTWQFGLTRMLLGYAMNSESGHWQGVLPYDESSGLIAELAGNLAELLTRLRHWRTLLNTTQPLEEWLPLCRTLLQDFFAGDADTEAALALIEEQWQQAINYGIQAQYQQAVPLSLLRDELASRLDQERISQRFLAGPINFCTLMPMRSIPFKVVCLLGMNDGVYPRTLPPLGFDLMSQQPKKGDRSRRDDDRYLFLEAINSAQQQLYISYIGRTIQDNSERFPSVLVSELVEYISQSFCLPEDQSLDVDKSAEAVIRHLHHLHSRMPFAAENFSPQAEFKSFAAEWLPAANASGVPHPAFMQPLPVLEIAELNFEQLVRFWRHPVRAFFSQRLGVSFIAEEAGLPDAEPFTLDNLSRYQVNTQLLNTLIDEQPSEPLYARQRASGNLPYGAYGELFWLEQQEEMAELANRVREQRAGAVSWEIALPIGGIQLNGWLPQVQDDGLLRWRPGHLNFTDGLSLWLEHLVYCTLGGQGESRMVGRKESQWRFPALPAEQAREWLGRYVEGYQQGMCSPLLLLPRTGGAWLEACYDEKAGQLLTDDGTQAKARIKLLQAWQGNMQIEGEGSDRYLARLFRTLDDEIVQQISHNAEIWLLPLLQMNDMQ